A window of Acropora muricata isolate sample 2 chromosome 6, ASM3666990v1, whole genome shotgun sequence genomic DNA:
aaagtttttctcaaaaaaaaaaaaatgaaggaaatgTTAAGTCTTCTGTCTTCATCAAACATAACTGAAAAAACACTTTGAAGTTGTACCCACAATTTTAGCTCTTTAGTAGACCCAGCTGTGTCGAATGATTGACAATGTTCTGTTACCTATTCAGTGACAAGTATTCCTTCCTTCAATAGACAGTTTTTCATAgaattttgtgtatttgttgTTCTGAATGTTTTTAGCTTAGTAGGAATGCATTAGTTCAGATGATCGAAGACTGGTACTTTTCCATAAAAATGTAATGGTGTTTACAGATAGTCAAAGCCCCAATTTTTGGGTAAATGGTCTGGCTTGCTTGCAAGTATTTACGAATTTCcctttgtatttctttttaactgCAGGACTATTTATGTTGTCCCAAAAACTGCCACTCAGAGGAAGAGTACTCTCTTGTGAAAAATTTCAGTGAAGGTCATTTGCATGCAGCCAGAGCCCTTCATGAACCCTACAAAACTTTTCTAAACAGTAGGGTTTAAGTTCAATATTATTGTACTCACTCGTTTGATAGGTCCATAGAGTTCCATCTCTCGTCTAAGCTTAGATTCAGAGGTATCATAATTCTGTATAGAAGAAGGGAGAGCAGACAAAGTAAAGTTGTACAGTAGTGAAGgtaaaaaataagtaaaaaaaaaatacaaactgcTAGTTCAAGAAGGTGCACTGAATGACAAACAAGGTAAAGGGAAGGGCAAGATATTTAATGCAGCTTTTTATCAATGCATGGACTTTTAAGAGCAACTTTTGACCAACATAGAATTTGTCTTTGGTATCAAGTGCTACACAGTTACAGCAAAGACCGATAAAGTGGACCAAATCAACCACTAATAACACTGAATATGTCTCGACTCCTTTGCAGCATCAGCATTTGACAAGCAATGATGAATACATACAATCCTTCCGATAAATAATGTCTTGAATGCATCCGTGCCAACAGCATTTGCATCATTATGTGGGTCCCCTAAAAGGGAATACAACAtttttcagtgcaaaaagaagcatttccaaaaaaaaagtttattatttattgtagTACTTGCAGTGATAAGATTGCACGCCATCATTTATCTTGAATGTTGTCACTTAAGCTATACTTTGCCACCTTTCAAGGAAGATTAGAATTAATCAAGAAACACAACAAGAGATACATAGCAACCAAGGCCATACATTAAAACATCTGCAGAATTTCCCCCCACAAAGACAGACTGTACTTGAGACAGCATTTCTGCAAAGAAATACTGGATCAATATGAACTACTCACTGCTGACCATCATGAAACAAATGGCACAGCATGACCAGGCAACCTCATTACCTGATTCAGACCAGCAGTGAGCAGTTGAAATGTCAAAATCTGCATCTCAAGTGAGTAAATTGtgaaaaataacaatgacaatatgCACTATTGTTAACAGGAAGCATGCAATATTCATTATTCACTTTTGAAAAGAAGGAAATTCTCTTACATTGTTCCAACTGCTCTTCTATAAGCTTTGTATTGCGTTCAATTTTCTCCTTTCTCTGGAATTGAATTTGCAATTTAACATACAGTTAATGAAATTATCACTCAGCCAGCAAAGTCACATAATCTCAGTCAAGCACATTGCTTACTTCAACAGCAAACTGTTTGACTGAGATTACTTGCTTGCCATGGTCTTAGCTGTGCGGTTTATGGATGTCATTTTCAAAGTAACCACATCATTGATTTTACTTTAGCTCCTCATTGGTTTATGAAAACAATTACAAAGTAAATTCCATCCATTCATggtttgcttttggtttttctAAAGTCATTTCAGAGTTTTGGTTCCGCTACTATTCTGAAGTATTCTGATTTTTAAACTGAGTTTTCCAAGGACAAATTTGAAGAAATAAATCCATAAATGAATCTATCAGGGTTAAAGTATTCTGTCACTGTGAATTGGAATGTGTAAAAATGGAAAGGCCATTGATTATCACCTTCCTCTTGGTCTTTTCATCTCTTGTTTCACCACGAGTTGGTGGAGGGGTTTCACTTGGATCCTGACAGAAGAAGGTAACAAGTAAGTTGGTCAGTTCCCCAAAAACAAGTATGTACATTGGTCAAAAATTGATTTGGATTTTAGCACAATTATCATCTACAATGTAGTTCTGCAATCTTATTTTTGCTGCTTGGGTTTTTTTCCAAGagatattagagagctttagattctaggacaagaatgactacgagtacgagattttctcatagaagaACATTGAGTGAgcgcaaaccaacgtcattttgacaggaaaaacgtgataccgtcatCATTTTAGTacaaggttttgcaaaaatgtcgtcgactcaaaacaagtcaagaacacggtagtagttttttccatttttcgatctgcaaaagggctcagaTACcggcaacaagaataactgagcaatctacaaCTGCTGAAAAAAGGTAAGATTAACCAGctgtgttataaatttttcaagtatttttgctaaaaaacaGGCAGACAAATCTcatactcgttctcgtcctagaatctaaagctctctattatacaGACAGTAGAATCCAATTTCACTGCTCTGACATTTGTTGGGTGATAGCTCAACATAGCTTCCTCAGAAGATATCCAGTCACCAGACTCAAAGCAGATGCATAACCTTAAATATCCATTGATTGCACAAAGTCTTATTGAACATACCCGGAATACAACAACTGCCACACGAGTGAATAACACAATAACAAACACTCAGGTAATAAGTGCAGCACTAAATGATATGAGAAATTATTACTTACACTGTCTAAAATGCACAATgcagaataaaaataatgaactaCACAGCCATTCCAAAGTAATTTTCTTCATCTGAGTAAATTTAGCTTTCTTAATTCCACCAAGAACAAAcatataaaagcaataatttttaaataaattaatgtacCACGTAAATGTGAAAGTATACAGTAAATAtactttaagaaataattcCAGATGATACATTGGTTCCTTGAAAGGTCAAAAACTCGCTTTTTAGTAGCTTCCAGCTTCTTTCCAAAATGCACTCGCTTGTCAAGAAGTACAGCGACTCTTTGCTAAACTAACCTCGAATTCCCTCACGTATGGAGCGATTCCATGATAAAGCCACGGTCGCTTCAACCAACTTGGTTTGTCTAAAGGAGAAAGGTAAGGAATTGGATCGCGAGGAGCGAAAAGTGCCAGTAAATTCGGCGGCAGAAAAGCCGTCATTTTCCTTTACAAGTTGTTCTTCTTATAGTTTTGAAAACCTCGATACGCTTTGCTGACGAAAACAAGGAATTGAAAACTCTACACTCCAGCAGCACAACGTATGGGCAGCGCCACTCTCATGTGCTTCTTAACTCGAATAGAGCCATGGGACAAATTGATCGCGGTACATGATTGGCTAGAAGTAAAAGCTCGTTGCCTTTGCACCAATCAGATTACTTGTTAGGTTAACCCTTTTGAGTTgtcaattcaagatggcggccgatGAAAGAAGCGAGGGAAACATTCGCAATGGTCTGCGATTCTTTGACCGCACTGATGACTTCACAGCTTCAAAAGTTGCAATTGCAGCACGAGAGGGTGACGAAGAAACGTTGAGAGCGCTTCTTGCCGATGGTTAGTTTCTACATCCTAATAGTGACAAGCCATgttttttttacatattttaGATCACTTATGAGATATCTTGTATACTCAGGTAGCATTATTTTGATATCGCATCCAAAGTTTGCGCGAGTCTTAAGCTTTTCAGAAGAATTAGAGACCAAGTGATTAAAAGGAAAGAGTTGTTTATTGCTAAGGGCAACCTAGCACGTCGCCCCTTACCAACGAATTGCGGTCGATCCGCCCCAGAGTCGATCCGCCCCGCATTATCCAAAGTCGATCCGCCCCACAGCTGAGTCGATCCGCCCCAAATGATATATATTGAAATATTCGAGCGATGTTATTTCTGAATGATGAAATAACTCACGTGCGAGTGAAAATATCGATCAATCGCCTGGTTTGGTGAGTGGAATTGTCGCCCGAATTGTCGATATGCCCCATATTACTGAGTCGTTCCGCCCCACATTTGACACATTAACTAATTTCTGTTCAACAAAAGATGATCTCTAATGTTAACGTACAAGTACTGTTCTGAAAGCGTTATAGAAAGGTGCACGTATAAAATTTCCCGTTTCGTAGATAATGTATAAATAGCTTCGGTTCGAGTAATATTTACATGAAGTGCTTATTCGCCATAATACAAACCGCTTTAAacactacaatttctttttacaatACTGTTAATATGACAAACCGCTTTATTTACAACAATGAGCAAGTAATCAATaatcgaaatttttttttaaattatacGAGAAACACTGAGGGTTTTATTTACAGTAGAAGGAATAATTTGCCTTAAAAAACTGAAGAATACTTAACACTACTTACCGGTAGTTATTTCTCAGATTTTGTCTTACAGAACCGTTTAGAAATGAACAACCTTTTAGAAGCTGCTGTACAGTCTTTTCGCGGTTGGAATATTTTCCCCAAAGAACGAATATCTTCTGCTGATATCCCCGGTACCTCTTCCGCATTAACCGCAATGAGATGATATTTGATATTTGTTGTCGTATAACAGTACTTCTTAGCAGATGATATCTAAATGTTTTCCTACATGACCCATAACCACAGTACTATATCCATACATAACCACAGTACactgttagggttagggttagaaaaTGACGGCAAGCAGATGATATCTAATTGCTTGCAAGGTAAGTTGGATCGACTTTGGATGATACGGGGCGGATCGACTCTGGGGTTGGGGCGGATCGTCTGTGGTGATGCGGGGCGGATCGACTCTGGGGCGGATCGACCTGTTTCCTTACCAACCCTACCCCGGAAAGTAGCAGAAATCGAAATATGATATTCACTGAGcaacccaaggaaaatggaaaacaacTTACTGCTGAATTTTTTCATAAAAAAGCATTGACTTTTATTTTGCTGACATCAAAGTTAACTACAAAAGATTGcgacaaaaataacaatattattaagaaGGGTTGAAAGCGGTGAAGTTAGTGCAAGAATCGACATGAAAACACTGCATCTTTTCATTCTGTTGCCTACAATATCCTATTGTCTACAATATCCTTCACCTATTTATTTATCCATGTTTTTGTTTGGAAAAATGTTGCTTTTAATCGGCCATTGATAAAttagtaaaaaaaacaacaaatgagTAAGTATTGCAAGTAAAAAtttaaggttagggttagcaTTTAGGGTTAGGCTTAGGGTTTAGAGGGTTAGGGTTATGCACCAGAGGACAGGGCATAGTATGTAATGTTATGTGATGTTAGGTGATGTAAGACAAAAGAGGTGATGAGGAGAAAAAGCAGCATCACTTGCTGTGATTTCATGTAATTGTAAAGTTCATTTTAAAGCTACAAAAGACTACAGGAAGATCTCAAAATTGTCTGGATTTCCTGTGTAACATAAGACATTGCCTACTTAAGGCTTTTGATTAGTTTTGAAGTAGGTGCCTGAGCTAGTCAAAGAAAATGGCAGTTACCCTTGTCTATTAAAAGGGTTTGAGAGAAAATCAAGTTACTGATGGGGAGAGAGAACTTCTAGAAGTTCAAACAGCTTAGACAAGGGTAACGGTACCACTATTGGTAGTAAGCTTCTGATGAAACCACAGCCTACTCAACAAGGGTTTGGCATTATTTCtgatctttcattctttttagGAGCACCATGTGATGTTACAGACAATCGGGGCTGGTTTCCTGTCCACGAAGCTGCAGACAAGGGACACAGCATTTGCCTGCAAGTTTTGCTTGATCACAAAAGTGATGATCTCCTCAACTCCAGAACTTATTGTGGAGAAACACCCATCTTCTTGGCAACATTAAAAGGTCACATTGACTGTGTGAAACTACTAATGGCATTTGGAGCCCAAGTAAATGTTATGAATGACGAAGAAGTGGATCTACTTGTTGCTGCTGTTAAAGGTGGAAACAAAGAATGTTTTGAGGTTAGTCGATGGTTGTTCAATACACAGGAAAAACAATATTCCTGACTTTTTGTGCCCTCATTTTATATTGTCTCTCTCTCACACTGACCTTGGCCACTGCCCAAAGACCATTAATTCCAGCATTTTAACATGAAACTCTCTCGGCACCAGCATTACACAGGATGAGTTCCAAAGTGAGTTGAGTTCCTGGGCTTTCTTCTCCACAACAAGAGTTTTTTCCCGCATTGTTCTTTGGTTTTCCTTTcttattgaaaataaacaataatgCTATTAATgaattgatttaatttgattagtAGTCTCCCCTGAGCTTTACTCAACAATCTGTGACCTCAACAAAGGGATTCTTGTTATTAGTGCACTTCTGTTACGAAtcttcatttattatttttttttcaagggtAGGCGTGTCCCATTGATTTCTACAATTATCTCAGATATTACTTCATTTTACATACACAGTTTATGTTTGGAACCTTTTTCTAGGAAGTGGTGTTAATAAACTTTAAATTGTGCATGAcataaaaatttttattttctttttcattggctTGGTTTAAGTAACAAACAGATTGAGACCTGAATATTTCCTCAaaaattttttacatgttttatcTTGCTCAAAACATGCCAATTTTGGGTTAAAATGGGCCTCTTTGGGATGAAAATGAACGTATTTCTGACAAAGAAAAGAGCACTTTTGAAGATTTCAACGATTTAAATTCTCTGTTTATTACACATgtgtgacaaacaaaaaaatgaaagaaaaattttggtGTCATATTCACTGTTGTTATattgttaaattttgttcttcattatttttttttgctttatgtCAGATCTTTCTTGCTCAAAATTTTGATGTGAACAGCCAAGATGTTGGAGGCTGGGGTGCAATGCATGAGGCGGCATATGCGGGTCGACAAGACTTTATTGAGAGACTTCTGTCCTGTAGTGCTGATATTGATATACAGAATAGCGATGGTGCCACACCCTTATTTACTGCAGCTCAATATGGAAGGCTCACTTGTTTAaaattgttattaaaaaaagGAGCTGATGTGAATAAATTGACTGTAGACAATGCATCGCCATTATTCATTGCGGCACAAGAAGGGCTAGCTGATTGTGTGACTGCTCTACTCTCTTCTGGTGAGTTTTTTTCCATCCAtgccatttttaaaattattttttgcttcCTCCATTTCTAAACAAGGAAACAAAGTCCAGTACATGCATATGACAGTAGTATATTCATTTATCTTTTACGAAGTATCCCAGTGGACAGGAATTTCAAATCCACAAATTTGATTATTGGCTAATCATGCACTCATAGCAGGCCCATTTTTCGGTGATTATGCAATGTAATGTATACTTACTCGGCGTCTCCCCCATGGGGCTTTTCAATGCCCCATGGAACAAActgatttattaatttattacatttaactgggcaggattttacagctgcccagagggaaagggcacaaggggacttcaaggtcctattcaaaggttccccacctcacccaccccccattcgcatacgaaagacagccacagcaccgggatcaccctactcttttcgaatagtgcgtgggttcttttacgtcccacagaattatcaatattcaaggaattgtgagacgggacctccgacttatcgtccttatccgagaagactagaaagtctaaccatttgcagatgaaattacaaaggcagcactttctcctcagttatttaaagaattaattatttaaagacccACGgcccggtcggagtctcgaactcacgacctcccgcgtcacagcccggtgcacaaccaagtgagccaccggtgcccaatgaaacaaactactgaaataaactttacaggttaagaatcccaaccgGCAGTTGGCTATGCACAGACCCagctgaggagttgaaccagagaTTACTCGGCTCAAATCCAGCTCAGTGCAGGGTAAATATCTGGATGGGTAACCATCCCGTTGTACCCTGTCTTGTACACTTTGGGTGAGAGTCAGGCAGGCGTTGTGGTCTTCCTAAACCCCTCCCACCTCTGCATAAACTAACTGGACtgagtcgatctcaacctgttttttctccgggtacttcGGTTTAATTCCCTCTCAGCTATTTACATCTGGCTGGGGGCTGTTCTCGCCCGCTAAATAACATATATTCTGTACATATTTGTGTCCCCAATAACTAGATTGGCTAAGCTCGGCTCAACAAGTCTTGAATTTAAGTtaagtgatcattattttgcTAGGATCCGATCCAGGAATTTCAGTCATCGACGGAGCAACGGCTTTGCACGTCGCCGCCGAACGCGGTCACCACCATTGTGTTCAGATCCTCTTAAATGCTGGAGCAAGCGCGCGCGCAGAGACCACTGCGGAAAAAATAACCCCACTTCACCTGAGCAGCCAGGAAGGGCACTACAAGTGTATGGAGATGTTGCTGAATGCAGGCGCAAGCGTAGATGCTCCAACCGTGAACGCGAACATGACTCCGATTTGTTTGGCATGTCAGGGGTATGTGGACTGCACAAAACTTTTGTTAGACCGAGGGGCAAATCCTAACCACGTATATGAAGATGTGGACGTACTACCAAAGACACCGCTGATGGTTGCCGTGGAGAGCGACTGCGCAGATTGCGCAAAAATCTTGGCAGAACGCGGCGCCGACACGAACATGTCAACGTACACGTCGCCGCTGATCCTGGCGGCACAGAACTCATCCTGCGAGTGTTGTAAGATTCTGTTGGACTTCGGTGCCGATCCGAATTTTAGTGACCGGGGGAAGAACACCGCGCTTAGTATTGCGGTAACGAGATTCTGTTACGGCCATAGTCATAAAACACAGAAAGCGCAACTTGACTGCATC
This region includes:
- the LOC136918852 gene encoding ankyrin repeat and SOCS box protein 3-like gives rise to the protein MAADERSEGNIRNGLRFFDRTDDFTASKVAIAAREGDEETLRALLADGAPCDVTDNRGWFPVHEAADKGHSICLQVLLDHKSDDLLNSRTYCGETPIFLATLKGHIDCVKLLMAFGAQVNVMNDEEVDLLVAAVKGGNKECFEIFLAQNFDVNSQDVGGWGAMHEAAYAGRQDFIERLLSCSADIDIQNSDGATPLFTAAQYGRLTCLKLLLKKGADVNKLTVDNASPLFIAAQEGLADCVTALLSSGSDPGISVIDGATALHVAAERGHHHCVQILLNAGASARAETTAEKITPLHLSSQEGHYKCMEMLLNAGASVDAPTVNANMTPICLACQGYVDCTKLLLDRGANPNHVYEDVDVLPKTPLMVAVESDCADCAKILAERGADTNMSTYTSPLILAAQNSSCECCKILLDFGADPNFSDRGKNTALSIAVTRFCYGHSHKTQKAQLDCIKLLLKLGASVDKLHEGACVAFRDPIAMKVQSPDLFTLLLEFEGNRPGTREMCRANSRAKKTNLGWRRLVRVTNSPRSLQHLCRLVIRNRIDSFRIQRIPELPVPPSLKQFLMYSNL